Proteins co-encoded in one Stutzerimonas stutzeri genomic window:
- a CDS encoding acyl-CoA dehydrogenase family protein, which yields MNLHQFAETHEVLNQVPPLEGANLYRLDLPLQDWVRRNKGGWAESRLDAYGQLAGGPLMVAGFLANENKPVFKSHDRYGHRIDLVEFHPAYHELMRTAIAHGIPSLPWTDPQPGSQVARAALMYLHNQAEAGSSCPLTMTYASVPALRLQPGVSERWLPKILSLEYDPRNVPMEQKTGVTIGMAMTEKQGGTDVRANTTRAYAVEASGPGQVYELVGHKWFCSAPMCDAFLTLAQTDKGVSCFLLPRHRPDGSRNQFYIQRLKNKLGNWANASSEVEFRGALAWMIGEEGRGVPTIIEMVSSTRFDCMIGSSSLMRQALTQAMHHCAHRQVSGRVLAEQPLMQNVLADLSLESEAALALTLRMGRALDHPFDEAEEKFARLVTAIGKYWICKRAPEMIAEASECLGGAGYVEETIMPRLYREAPVNSIWEGSGNVQCLDVLRALSKEPGVIEVLFTELGDGHGDARLKHHINRLQTAFADKDDIQYLARQLTEDIAVALQAKLLLEAGNDAVSDAFITSRLEGCGHAFGTLPRGLDISALLARSAPFLD from the coding sequence ATGAACCTGCACCAATTCGCCGAAACCCATGAGGTGCTCAACCAGGTCCCGCCGCTGGAAGGCGCCAACCTGTACCGTCTCGATCTGCCCCTGCAGGACTGGGTACGGCGTAACAAGGGCGGGTGGGCGGAATCGCGGCTCGATGCCTATGGCCAACTGGCTGGCGGGCCGCTGATGGTGGCGGGTTTTCTTGCCAACGAAAACAAGCCGGTGTTCAAAAGCCATGACCGCTACGGCCATCGCATCGATCTGGTGGAGTTTCATCCCGCTTACCACGAGCTGATGCGCACCGCGATCGCTCATGGCATTCCGTCGTTGCCCTGGACCGATCCGCAGCCAGGCTCGCAGGTGGCGCGCGCGGCATTGATGTACCTGCACAACCAGGCTGAGGCCGGCAGCAGCTGCCCGCTGACCATGACCTACGCCAGCGTGCCGGCCTTGCGTCTGCAGCCTGGCGTCAGTGAGCGCTGGCTGCCGAAGATCCTCAGCCTCGAGTACGACCCGCGCAATGTGCCGATGGAGCAGAAGACCGGGGTCACCATCGGCATGGCGATGACCGAAAAACAGGGCGGTACCGACGTACGCGCCAACACCACGCGCGCCTATGCCGTCGAGGCCAGCGGTCCGGGGCAGGTGTACGAACTGGTCGGGCACAAATGGTTCTGCTCCGCGCCCATGTGCGACGCCTTCCTGACCCTGGCGCAGACCGACAAGGGCGTGAGCTGTTTCCTGTTGCCGCGCCACCGTCCCGACGGCAGCCGTAACCAGTTCTACATCCAGCGGTTGAAGAACAAGCTGGGCAACTGGGCCAACGCCTCCAGCGAAGTGGAGTTCCGCGGCGCGCTGGCCTGGATGATCGGTGAAGAAGGGCGCGGCGTGCCGACCATCATCGAGATGGTGTCCTCGACCCGCTTCGACTGCATGATCGGCTCCAGTTCGCTGATGCGCCAGGCGCTGACCCAGGCCATGCACCATTGCGCTCATCGCCAGGTCAGCGGCCGCGTCCTGGCCGAGCAGCCATTGATGCAGAACGTGCTGGCCGACCTGTCGCTGGAAAGCGAGGCGGCCCTGGCGCTGACCCTGCGCATGGGCCGCGCGCTCGATCATCCGTTCGACGAGGCGGAAGAGAAGTTCGCCCGCCTGGTAACGGCCATTGGCAAATACTGGATCTGCAAACGCGCCCCGGAAATGATCGCCGAGGCCAGCGAATGCCTGGGCGGTGCCGGCTACGTCGAAGAAACCATCATGCCGCGGCTGTATCGCGAGGCGCCGGTCAACTCCATCTGGGAAGGCTCGGGCAATGTGCAGTGCCTGGATGTGCTGCGCGCGCTGTCGAAGGAGCCCGGCGTGATCGAGGTATTGTTCACCGAGCTGGGCGACGGCCATGGCGATGCTCGCTTGAAGCATCACATCAATCGCCTGCAAACAGCGTTCGCCGATAAGGACGATATCCAGTACCTAGCCCGTCAACTGACCGAGGACATCGCCGTTGCGCTTCAGGCCAAGCTGCTGCTCGAGGCGGGCAACGATGCCGTCTCCGATGCATTCATCACCAGCCGTCTGGAGGGCTGCGGCCATGCATTCGGCACCTTGCCGCGCGGGCTCGACATCAGTGCGCTGCTGGCGCGCAGCGCACCGTTTCTAGACTAG